One part of the Amphiprion ocellaris isolate individual 3 ecotype Okinawa chromosome 24, ASM2253959v1, whole genome shotgun sequence genome encodes these proteins:
- the LOC111575470 gene encoding uncharacterized protein LOC111575470 translates to MFKLVLLFLTVSGLQSAPVEAPKGLQKSTHQLPDDIQQGTEHSDIHKPIPVSFRQGTEPSRRFLVNLDTGLVQEHVSEMERRVVPADVPVQRNAAGWVRVQEPSTSHLPAGFRQGTEPVKSIPDGFRQGTEPMMSASDDLRIVAGPLMSIPAGFRQGTEPSVHIPEGFKQGTEPSLPNQDGFRQGAEPVKSIPAGFRQGTKPVKSIPVSFRQRTEPVKSIPAGFRQGTEPVKSASDDHRIAAEPLMSIPAGFRQGTEPSVHIPEGFKQGSEPSLHIPNGFRQGTEPILTIPEGFRQGTEPSSSRTQTVACKGEIINGNCYEFNPTPLAFQDAQAQCRAVAPNAELASVTSVDLQSRLVSLVTNGGESHPVLTWLGATIKKQQASWLDGSEWSYSDWMPGHPNVHTDKPVCVEMFKINESWWTAADCELKRASICSYQIAA, encoded by the exons ATGTTCAAACTAGTCCTGCTGTTCCTGACAGTGTCAG GCCTCCAATCTGCTCCAGTCGAAGCCCCCAAAGGTCTGCAGAAGTCGACCCATCAGCTGCCTGATGACATTCAACAGGGTACTGAACACTCCGACATCCATAAACCGATTCCTGTCAGCTTCAGACAAGGTACCGAGCCCTCCAGAAGGTTCCTGGTTAATCTGGACACCGGCCTGGTGCAGGAACACGTCAGCGAGATGGAAAGGAGAGTAG TCCCAGCTGATGTTCCAGTTCAGAGGAATGCTGCTGGTTGGGTCCGTGTGCAGGAACCTTCAACTTCTCATCTCCCAGCCGGTTTCAGACAGGGAACAGAACCCGTGAAGTCGATTCCAGACGGCTTCAGACAGGGAACAGAACCCATGATGTCAGCCTCAGATGACCTTAGAATAGTAGCTGGGCCTTTGATGTCTATCCCAGCTGGTTTTAGACAAGGAACAGAACCTTCTGTTCACATCCCAGAAGGCTTTAAGCAGGGAACTGAACCCTCTCTTCCTAACCAAGATGGTTTCAGGCAGGGAGCAGAACCTGTGAAGTCGATTCCAGCTGGTTTCAGACAAGGAACCAAACCTGTGAAGTCTATTCCAGTCAGTTTCAGGCAGAGAACCGAACCTGTGAAGTCGATTCCAGCTGGTTTCAGACAGGGAACCGAACCCGTGAAGTCAGCCTCAGATGACCATAGAATAGCCGCAGAGCCTTTGATGTCTATCCCAGCTGGTTTTAGACAAGGAACAGAACCTTCTGTTCACATCCCAGAAGGCTTTAAGCAGGGAAGTGAACCCTCTCTTCATATCCCTAATGGTTTCAGACAGGGCACTGAACCCATTCTTACAATCCCAGAGGGCTTTAGACAGGGAACAGAACCATCCTCCTCCAGAACACAGACAGTAGCATGTAAGGGAGAGATCATCAATGGAAACTGCTATGAGTTCAACCCAACACCACTGGCCTTCCAGGACGCACAG GCTCAGTGCAGAGCTGTGGCCCCAAATGCTGAGCTTGCATCTGTTACCAGCGTTGATCTGCAATCCCGACTGGTTTCTCTGGTGACCAACGGTGGAGAGAGCCACCCTGTGTTGACCTGGCTGGGAGCCACGATCAAG AAGCAGCAGGCGTCGTGGTTGGACGGGTCAGAGTGGAGCTACAGCGACTGGATGCCGGGTCACCCTAACGTTCACACCGATAAACCTGTCTGTGTGGAGATGTTCAAGATCA ATGAGAGCTGGTGGACTGCCGCCGACTGTGAACTGAAGAGAGCCTCCATCTGCTCGTATCAGATCGCTGcatga